From one Pseudomonas fluorescens genomic stretch:
- a CDS encoding tyrosine-type recombinase/integrase has product MARKPVGLPPGVEIRGDALRIRFTWNGERRGETLAHPPTAQGIKAASRLRDQVVNLIKHGLLDDEKYADLFPGSDLALSAQATIPSFGEYAQLWLDSRHIVGGTRNNYKSSFNLYWMPYLGLRRIDMITPTMLRGIIASIEWSSTGVKRNAIIKLASVFKTAVLDGLIAKNPTSSLDKPKAVKKVVDPYTRDEAERIIAHLYRTLHKYSQIYAPFFEFAFFTGLRPGEAMALQWDDIDLEARTANIRRIIVDGQPEDRTKTKHHRVILLNERALHALRQARRLADLRRIASKSATPTSPFVFQPGKGGMWIREPSVTIKHFKLALKALGIRERRQYDTRHTYATMCLMAGMNPAFIANQLGHSVEMLLSTYAKWISSSSDWRELEKLPARV; this is encoded by the coding sequence ATGGCTCGAAAGCCTGTGGGTTTGCCCCCTGGAGTTGAAATCAGAGGGGACGCGCTCCGGATCCGTTTCACTTGGAACGGTGAGCGCCGCGGGGAAACACTTGCCCATCCCCCGACAGCGCAAGGGATCAAGGCGGCCAGCCGTCTACGTGATCAAGTAGTCAACCTCATCAAACACGGCCTGCTGGATGACGAGAAGTACGCCGACCTGTTCCCTGGGTCGGACCTCGCGCTCTCGGCGCAAGCCACGATACCGAGCTTTGGTGAGTACGCTCAGCTCTGGCTGGACAGCCGGCACATCGTTGGCGGCACACGCAACAACTATAAGAGCAGCTTCAACCTCTATTGGATGCCGTACCTAGGCCTGCGCCGGATCGACATGATCACCCCGACCATGCTGCGCGGGATCATTGCCAGCATAGAATGGTCCTCTACCGGCGTGAAGCGCAATGCAATCATCAAGCTCGCCAGCGTGTTCAAGACAGCGGTGCTGGACGGGCTGATCGCGAAAAACCCGACCTCATCGCTCGACAAGCCCAAAGCAGTGAAGAAGGTGGTTGACCCCTACACCAGGGATGAGGCCGAACGGATTATTGCCCACCTATACAGGACGCTGCACAAGTACTCGCAGATCTATGCGCCCTTCTTCGAGTTCGCTTTCTTCACCGGGCTGCGGCCGGGTGAGGCTATGGCCCTGCAATGGGATGACATCGACCTGGAGGCAAGAACCGCGAACATTCGGCGCATTATCGTCGATGGCCAGCCGGAAGACAGGACCAAGACCAAGCACCACCGGGTGATCCTGCTCAATGAACGCGCACTCCACGCCTTGCGCCAGGCCCGGCGCCTGGCCGATCTGCGCCGAATCGCCTCGAAGTCCGCGACTCCCACCAGCCCATTTGTGTTCCAGCCAGGTAAAGGCGGGATGTGGATCAGAGAGCCAAGTGTTACAATCAAGCACTTCAAGCTCGCGCTCAAGGCGCTGGGCATCCGTGAACGTCGGCAGTACGACACACGCCACACCTACGCAACCATGTGCCTAATGGCTGGGATGAACCCCGC
- a CDS encoding ASCH domain-containing protein produces MKALSIKQPWAWLIIHGGKDIENRTWHTKLRGRFLVHASKGMTSNEFTQALLFCSERGLPMPDRDDMMRGGIIGSVELVDSVDHSKSPWYTGDKAFALHDPKPLPFIPLKGRLGFFDVPKELMP; encoded by the coding sequence GTGAAAGCACTTTCAATTAAGCAGCCATGGGCCTGGCTGATCATCCACGGTGGTAAGGACATCGAGAACCGAACCTGGCACACGAAGCTGCGCGGGCGGTTTCTGGTACATGCGTCTAAGGGCATGACCAGCAACGAGTTCACCCAGGCTCTGCTGTTCTGTTCGGAGCGCGGCCTGCCAATGCCCGATCGTGACGACATGATGCGCGGTGGAATCATCGGCTCAGTTGAGCTTGTGGATTCAGTCGATCACAGCAAATCACCTTGGTACACGGGAGACAAGGCATTCGCGCTGCACGACCCCAAGCCTCTCCCCTTCATCCCGCTAAAGGGCCGGCTGGGGTTCTTCGACGTGCCGAAGGAGCTGATGCCATGA
- a CDS encoding DUF4884 domain-containing protein: MTRLALCLLLLATLAGCREPDKPAATVVAGTYKVDKLFTVDGCTVYRFLDSGSNKYFTNCSGTTAWSEDCGKGCDPQKGVPGGAHRTERQLSRHETQPEPTPALAPGRWIDERYEL, from the coding sequence ATGACCCGCCTCGCCCTCTGCCTCCTGCTGCTGGCCACCCTGGCCGGCTGCCGGGAGCCTGACAAGCCCGCCGCCACCGTCGTCGCCGGTACATACAAGGTCGACAAGCTTTTCACTGTCGACGGCTGCACCGTCTACCGCTTTCTCGACAGCGGAAGCAACAAGTACTTCACGAACTGCTCGGGCACTACGGCCTGGAGCGAGGACTGCGGCAAGGGCTGCGACCCTCAAAAGGGGGTGCCTGGGGGCGCTCACCGCACCGAGCGCCAGCTCTCCCGGCACGAAACCCAACCCGAACCTACACCCGCACTGGCGCCTGGGCGCTGGATTGATGAGAGGTATGAGCTGTGA
- a CDS encoding DNA cytosine methyltransferase, with product MTKAIDLFSGFGGWSTGARKAGVKVVWAANHWPEAVKWHAANHPHAEHVCQDLHQARWEQVPAHDLLLASPCCQGHSKARGKKSGNPQHDSSRSTAWAVVSALEFHQPEAGLIENVQEFMDWALYPAWLAAVQALGYQVAPHVVDCADLGVPQHRVRLFLVLTRSKAPLMLELHRHQHVPAASFLDFDAGRWSQIEKPGRAQATLDRVRNGRARFGERFIMPYYGKGSGTTGRDINRPIGTITTLDRWALVDGDQMRMLSADEALAAMSFPADTLRPDNHRLTMHMAGNAVPPLAGQRVIEALMKAA from the coding sequence ATGACAAAAGCAATCGACCTGTTCTCCGGTTTCGGCGGATGGAGTACTGGCGCGCGGAAAGCGGGTGTTAAAGTGGTTTGGGCTGCCAATCATTGGCCTGAGGCCGTGAAGTGGCACGCCGCCAATCACCCTCATGCTGAGCACGTTTGCCAGGACCTGCACCAGGCCCGATGGGAGCAAGTGCCAGCACACGACTTGCTGCTGGCCTCCCCATGCTGCCAGGGGCACTCGAAGGCTCGGGGCAAGAAGTCCGGCAATCCGCAGCACGACTCATCCCGCTCGACAGCCTGGGCCGTCGTGTCAGCACTGGAGTTCCACCAGCCCGAGGCAGGACTGATCGAGAACGTTCAAGAGTTTATGGACTGGGCTCTCTACCCGGCTTGGCTCGCTGCGGTGCAGGCGCTGGGCTACCAGGTCGCACCGCATGTCGTGGACTGTGCCGACCTTGGCGTGCCGCAGCACCGCGTGCGGCTGTTCCTGGTCCTGACCCGCAGCAAAGCACCGCTGATGCTCGAGCTGCACCGGCACCAGCATGTACCAGCCGCCAGCTTCCTCGACTTCGACGCCGGACGCTGGTCGCAGATCGAGAAGCCAGGCAGGGCCCAGGCCACGCTCGACCGGGTTCGCAATGGCCGGGCCCGCTTCGGTGAGCGATTCATCATGCCTTACTACGGCAAAGGCTCTGGCACCACCGGGCGCGACATCAACCGGCCGATCGGCACCATCACCACCCTGGACCGCTGGGCCTTGGTCGATGGCGACCAGATGCGAATGCTCAGCGCCGACGAGGCCCTGGCCGCAATGTCTTTCCCGGCCGACACCCTGCGCCCGGATAACCATCGGCTGACCATGCACATGGCCGGCAACGCCGTGCCGCCGCTGGCTGGACAGCGAGTGATCGAAGCCCTGATGAAAGCCGCCTGA